Proteins co-encoded in one Metabacillus sp. KUDC1714 genomic window:
- a CDS encoding NtaA/DmoA family FMN-dependent monooxygenase (This protein belongs to a clade of FMN-dependent monooxygenases, within a broader family of flavin-dependent oxidoreductases, the luciferase-like monooxygenase (LMM) family, some of whose members use coenzyme F420 rather than FMN.) → MEKRKELQLALQMVSGYGAEFSAWRMPGTDPAAYTNTDSYVERAKIAEKGKFQMIFIADTPALTVDLGSQTPMFPMDPMLALMAVARETKHIGLVATLSTTFNYPYNIARQFKALDVISNGRVGWNAVTTSEPLAAANFGTQVANRKERYDKAHESIQIVQALWGSWEQDAWTLDAEGGKFADMDKIQPINLQGQYYASRGPLPIPPSEQGQPVIFQAGGGQEGLELAGRYASGVYANPYDIESAREHRQALQQSAAHFGRNPDDIKMYAGFMFSIGSTEEEALERRRQLMSFNPEEIPSRVRYLGSMVGLPLSVHSVDIDQPLATDMLKKAYANPMDPRSHRALELLKKRLSIRDVLAHGVINYHPVVAGTPIQVADFLEEWFLAGACDGFSVVPDIAYDGVADFVELVVPILQDRGLFHREYEGKTLRENMGVPYQY, encoded by the coding sequence ATGGAAAAAAGAAAAGAGCTTCAACTAGCATTACAAATGGTTTCTGGATACGGAGCTGAATTCAGCGCTTGGAGAATGCCTGGTACCGACCCAGCAGCCTACACAAATACGGATAGTTATGTAGAGCGAGCTAAAATAGCTGAAAAAGGAAAATTTCAAATGATCTTTATCGCCGATACCCCAGCATTAACCGTCGACTTAGGTTCTCAGACTCCTATGTTCCCAATGGATCCTATGTTAGCACTAATGGCTGTAGCTAGAGAAACGAAACATATTGGTCTTGTTGCTACACTATCAACGACATTTAATTATCCATACAACATAGCACGTCAATTCAAAGCACTCGATGTTATAAGTAATGGACGTGTAGGCTGGAATGCGGTCACCACATCCGAGCCATTAGCGGCAGCAAATTTTGGCACTCAAGTTGCCAATCGCAAAGAAAGATATGACAAGGCTCATGAAAGTATACAAATTGTTCAAGCATTATGGGGGAGTTGGGAACAAGACGCGTGGACGTTAGATGCAGAAGGAGGAAAATTTGCCGACATGGACAAAATTCAGCCTATAAATCTTCAAGGGCAATATTATGCATCTCGTGGTCCTTTGCCTATACCGCCCTCTGAGCAAGGTCAGCCAGTTATTTTCCAGGCAGGAGGAGGGCAGGAAGGGTTGGAATTAGCGGGGAGGTACGCTTCTGGTGTCTATGCTAACCCTTATGACATTGAGTCTGCTCGTGAACATAGGCAAGCGCTCCAACAAAGTGCAGCTCATTTTGGCCGAAATCCCGATGATATCAAGATGTATGCAGGTTTTATGTTTTCCATAGGTTCAACTGAAGAAGAAGCTTTAGAACGGCGAAGACAGCTTATGAGTTTTAATCCTGAAGAGATTCCAAGTAGGGTAAGATACCTTGGTTCCATGGTTGGTTTACCACTATCGGTGCACTCGGTAGATATTGATCAACCTTTAGCAACTGACATGTTGAAAAAGGCATATGCCAACCCAATGGATCCACGCTCCCACAGAGCTTTAGAGCTGCTGAAAAAAAGGCTATCCATTCGAGACGTTCTTGCCCACGGAGTCATTAACTATCATCCAGTAGTTGCCGGCACCCCTATACAAGTTGCCGACTTCCTGGAAGAATGGTTTTTGGCTGGTGCATGTGATGGCTTCTCGGTTGTTCCGGATATAGCCTATGATGGAGTTGCTGATTTTGTGGAGCTGGTTGTCCCAATTTTGCAGGACCGCGGTTTGTTCCACAGGGAATATGAAGGAAAAACACTGCGCGAGAATATGGGAGTTCCTTACCAATACTGA
- a CDS encoding NADPH-dependent F420 reductase, whose amino-acid sequence MRFGIIGAGPIGSIISKKLVKNGHDVKIADARGIERLEGKEFAGTAVLVEDAIKNIEVLIISLPIKALPSIRNIIDQVGEEVIIVDTSNYYPFRDGKIEEIENGMVESVWVSNQFGRPIIKAFNNLLAYTLEHEGKSEDSSGRITMAVAGNNQSQKQVVMDIVSDLGFDAVDNGSLTDSWRQQPGTPAYCTELTKNDLKEALKKANKEKAPLLRDKVMERFAELFAEKKQGELSHKDIVNINREIYNS is encoded by the coding sequence ATGAGATTTGGAATTATCGGTGCAGGACCAATTGGGTCAATCATTTCTAAAAAATTAGTTAAGAATGGACATGATGTCAAAATTGCAGATGCACGAGGAATTGAACGTTTAGAAGGAAAAGAGTTTGCTGGAACAGCTGTACTTGTAGAGGATGCAATTAAAAATATTGAAGTTCTTATAATATCTCTCCCTATAAAGGCACTGCCAAGCATTCGGAACATTATCGATCAAGTCGGGGAGGAAGTAATTATTGTAGATACTTCAAATTATTATCCTTTTAGAGACGGTAAAATTGAAGAAATAGAGAACGGGATGGTTGAAAGTGTTTGGGTTTCAAATCAATTTGGCAGACCTATCATAAAAGCTTTCAACAACTTATTAGCCTACACTTTAGAACATGAAGGAAAATCCGAGGATTCTAGTGGACGAATCACAATGGCAGTTGCTGGTAATAACCAATCACAAAAACAAGTAGTCATGGACATAGTATCCGATCTAGGCTTCGACGCAGTAGATAATGGTTCTTTAACTGACTCTTGGAGACAACAGCCAGGAACTCCTGCTTACTGCACAGAGCTAACAAAAAATGATCTTAAGGAAGCGTTGAAAAAGGCAAATAAAGAAAAAGCACCATTACTACGAGACAAGGTGATGGAACGGTTTGCAGAGCTCTTTGCAGAAAAAAAGCAAGGGGAATTATCACATAAGGATATTGTAAATATAAACAGAGAAATATACAATTCGTAA
- a CDS encoding winged helix-turn-helix transcriptional regulator, whose translation MSRICKDGFDKECIKEQREFYGIAYTQNILSGRWKYVILWYLKTKERRYSEIKAFLWDISQGSLTKQLRELETDGLINRKVFPEVPPRVEYSLTSKGEELIPIIDLMEEFGKKFGEHAD comes from the coding sequence GTGTCTAGGATATGTAAGGATGGATTTGATAAAGAGTGTATAAAGGAACAAAGAGAATTTTATGGCATTGCCTATACCCAAAATATCCTCTCCGGACGTTGGAAATATGTAATTCTATGGTATTTAAAGACCAAAGAGCGTCGCTATAGTGAAATTAAAGCCTTTTTATGGGATATTTCACAAGGTTCTCTTACAAAGCAACTTCGAGAACTGGAAACAGATGGTTTAATTAATCGCAAAGTTTTTCCAGAGGTTCCTCCTCGTGTTGAGTATTCACTAACCTCAAAAGGGGAAGAATTAATCCCTATTATTGATTTGATGGAAGAGTTCGGGAAGAAGTTTGGGGAGCACGCAGACTAA
- a CDS encoding DUF4367 domain-containing protein — translation MDSEHHKTYPWNEKEYITDFRLHYMEKNNKRLMFGIGEKKAFGHSENMVNDKAVNINGYKGYFSAFKASKNNENPVGGILRWVQKDPYLEMDSLTLTEEQMINIAK, via the coding sequence TTGGACTCTGAACATCACAAAACATACCCTTGGAATGAGAAAGAATATATAACGGATTTCAGGCTCCATTATATGGAGAAAAATAATAAACGTTTAATGTTTGGAATTGGCGAAAAGAAAGCTTTTGGTCATTCGGAAAATATGGTGAATGATAAGGCAGTAAATATAAATGGCTATAAGGGGTATTTTTCAGCATTTAAAGCTTCAAAAAATAACGAAAATCCTGTTGGTGGAATTTTGCGTTGGGTTCAAAAAGATCCTTACTTAGAAATGGATAGTTTAACACTGACAGAAGAACAGATGATTAATATAGCTAAATGA
- a CDS encoding amidohydrolase family protein, producing MIIDCHFHVDETMLALEKMIEEMDKNNVEKTALIPPFNETMYEKESTYQDNLHRLFRFFIMNFPKIGFKIYDGLVKDGYFKVNGSFKILTEPNNDIVANAIKRYPDRFLGWAAVNPTVPESVETLETYLNLTGFIGVKAHPFMHKYSIKELDSVGALCQNRDIPMIIHLSSEPNSYKYLPDKYPNLKVIYAHAGLPFWKSLWQYAKEKPNVYVDTSSDYLTSSIVRNVVQALGYRKVLYGCDGPYGMKKFNEYDYSDKRSWVDSLDIPGEHKEFILGKTFMDLIKRTDTR from the coding sequence ATGATTATTGATTGCCATTTCCATGTTGATGAAACGATGTTAGCGCTAGAAAAAATGATTGAAGAGATGGATAAAAACAATGTTGAGAAAACCGCATTAATTCCACCTTTTAATGAAACCATGTATGAAAAAGAAAGTACATACCAGGATAACCTACACCGCTTATTCCGCTTTTTTATCATGAATTTCCCCAAAATAGGCTTTAAGATTTATGACGGATTAGTTAAAGATGGTTACTTTAAAGTAAATGGAAGCTTTAAGATACTTACCGAGCCAAATAATGACATTGTAGCAAATGCGATAAAACGCTATCCTGATCGTTTTCTAGGCTGGGCTGCCGTTAACCCAACTGTTCCAGAATCTGTAGAGACGTTAGAGACATACCTTAACCTAACTGGTTTTATTGGAGTAAAAGCCCATCCATTTATGCATAAGTATAGTATTAAAGAACTCGATTCCGTTGGAGCCTTATGCCAAAACAGAGACATCCCAATGATTATTCATCTATCTTCAGAACCAAATTCCTACAAATACTTACCTGACAAATATCCCAATCTCAAAGTTATTTATGCTCATGCAGGACTTCCTTTTTGGAAAAGCCTGTGGCAATATGCAAAGGAAAAACCCAATGTTTACGTGGACACATCAAGTGATTACCTTACCTCCTCTATCGTAAGAAATGTAGTTCAGGCACTTGGGTATCGCAAAGTATTGTATGGCTGCGATGGACCATATGGAATGAAAAAGTTTAATGAGTACGATTACTCGGATAAAAGAAGTTGGGTTGATTCTTTAGACATTCCAGGGGAACATAAGGAATTTATTCTAGGGAAGACTTTTATGGACTTAATTAAGAGGACTGACACCCGTTAA
- a CDS encoding YkvA family protein produces the protein MLKNLFKKKTDLVKISSPNIDEVGEIEIEEERVADLKDEAEKLNAEDINQHEEHFSEEKFWTKVQKFSKRAGTSVVYAVLLLYYTLQKPDVPLKVKATIVGALGYFILPLDIIPDLAVGVGYADDLSVLIFALVQVALYVDDEIKMLAKNKLKDLFGENVDTTEIDNKLGR, from the coding sequence ATGTTAAAAAATCTATTTAAGAAGAAAACAGATCTAGTCAAAATATCCTCACCTAATATTGATGAAGTCGGCGAAATTGAAATTGAAGAAGAACGAGTTGCTGATTTAAAAGATGAAGCAGAAAAACTGAATGCTGAAGATATAAATCAACACGAAGAGCATTTTTCAGAGGAAAAGTTTTGGACTAAGGTTCAAAAATTTTCTAAAAGAGCTGGAACTTCTGTAGTCTACGCGGTTCTATTACTTTATTACACACTTCAAAAGCCAGATGTACCATTAAAAGTTAAAGCAACCATTGTTGGGGCTTTAGGTTACTTTATTTTACCTCTAGATATTATACCCGACTTAGCAGTTGGTGTAGGATATGCTGATGACTTAAGTGTTTTAATATTCGCTTTAGTTCAAGTAGCTTTATATGTGGATGATGAAATTAAAATGCTAGCCAAAAATAAACTAAAAGATTTATTTGGCGAGAATGTAGATACAACTGAGATTGATAATAAACTAGGTAGATAA
- the nfsA gene encoding oxygen-insensitive NADPH nitroreductase produces the protein MNNTLELLHNHTSIRSFTNQPLTEEQRDAIFKAANQTSSFSLLQVVSIIRITDPELRKKVMQLSVNQPYIEEAAEFWIFCADFNRNNEIAPKVNLDYIEYLLIGTFDAGLMAQNALTAAESMGLGGVYIGGVRANITELTEVLNLPKFVIPLVGLCIGHPAGEKPGLKPRLPQSMVMFDNQYQPLDEEKLATYDEQMREYYQNRPVKAPFTVKKVKGWKDHIEDHLDRSRLPFMLEYLNKQGFAKK, from the coding sequence ATGAATAATACCCTTGAATTGCTTCATAATCATACATCCATTCGTTCTTTTACAAATCAACCACTGACAGAGGAACAACGAGATGCAATCTTTAAGGCAGCTAATCAAACTTCATCATTTAGTCTACTACAAGTGGTTTCTATCATTAGAATTACAGATCCAGAACTACGAAAAAAAGTGATGCAACTCTCTGTAAATCAACCTTATATTGAAGAAGCAGCAGAGTTTTGGATTTTTTGTGCAGATTTTAACAGAAATAATGAAATTGCACCCAAGGTAAACCTTGACTATATTGAATACCTTTTAATAGGTACATTCGATGCTGGGCTAATGGCTCAAAATGCTTTAACTGCAGCAGAATCAATGGGACTCGGTGGTGTCTATATCGGTGGAGTAAGAGCTAATATTACAGAATTAACCGAGGTATTAAATTTACCAAAGTTTGTGATTCCTTTAGTAGGGCTATGCATAGGACATCCTGCTGGAGAGAAGCCTGGACTAAAACCACGTTTACCTCAATCGATGGTCATGTTTGATAATCAGTATCAACCACTAGATGAAGAAAAATTAGCAACTTATGACGAACAGATGCGTGAATATTACCAAAATCGTCCTGTTAAAGCGCCTTTCACAGTTAAGAAAGTAAAGGGATGGAAAGATCACATTGAGGATCATCTTGATAGAAGCAGACTACCCTTTATGCTTGAGTATTTAAACAAACAAGGATTTGCTAAAAAATAA
- a CDS encoding DHA2 family efflux MFS transporter permease subunit, translating to MKNQYNTRAIMASLLICGFVGMFSETALNIAMTNLMEVFQISAATAQWLTTGFLLTLGILMPMSGLLLQMFTTRQMFTGSLISLIVGTLIAALAFNFEMLMFARVLQAVGMGLLLPLLFNTILVIYPPEKRGAAMGFVGLVIMFAPATGPTIGGLLIEYFTWHYIFWFSLPFLIIGLLIGLKYLENVTDVTKPRVDLLSVALSTIGFGGVVFGFSKAGEGSEGWGSLVVLTSIIVGLVALMLFVLRQILMNDPMMNLSVFKYPMYVVGLLLVLSCMMIIMSSMIILPMFLQTGAGLSVFTAGLMLLPGSALNGILSPRMGHLFDKYGPKWLVIPGLVIVSIMLWFFTTLSPASSVAFIVVLHIGLMVGIGMVWMPAQTNGLNQLPPELYPHGTAVLNTLQQVAGAIGIAVAVSTLTGGMEKYLHGSSDPTRLNEIAKAMTAGSQNVFWFTMIIALIGLIIAFFIRRVINHEERYSAH from the coding sequence ATGAAGAATCAATACAATACGCGTGCCATTATGGCATCGCTGCTTATCTGCGGTTTCGTCGGCATGTTCAGCGAAACTGCCCTCAATATTGCAATGACTAATCTAATGGAAGTTTTCCAAATTTCGGCAGCAACCGCACAGTGGTTAACAACTGGGTTCTTGTTGACTCTAGGCATTTTAATGCCAATGAGCGGGTTGTTGCTGCAGATGTTTACGACAAGGCAGATGTTCACAGGTTCTCTCATCAGCCTAATCGTTGGTACGTTGATTGCTGCGCTTGCGTTCAATTTTGAAATGTTAATGTTCGCACGAGTTTTACAGGCTGTAGGCATGGGCTTGTTGCTCCCACTCTTGTTCAATACCATTCTTGTCATCTATCCACCTGAGAAGCGGGGGGCGGCAATGGGGTTTGTCGGACTTGTTATCATGTTTGCGCCAGCAACCGGTCCTACCATAGGTGGTCTATTAATAGAGTATTTTACATGGCATTATATCTTCTGGTTCTCGTTACCATTCCTGATTATTGGGTTGTTGATAGGACTGAAGTACTTGGAAAATGTCACCGATGTAACGAAGCCCCGGGTAGATCTGCTGTCTGTCGCACTGTCAACAATTGGCTTTGGAGGAGTTGTCTTCGGTTTCAGTAAAGCAGGCGAAGGATCTGAAGGATGGGGCAGTTTAGTTGTGCTCACTTCAATCATTGTTGGGCTTGTCGCGCTGATGCTATTCGTACTGCGCCAAATCTTAATGAATGATCCGATGATGAACCTTAGCGTTTTCAAGTATCCGATGTATGTCGTTGGGCTGCTTCTGGTACTGTCATGTATGATGATTATTATGTCGAGTATGATTATTCTGCCGATGTTTCTGCAAACGGGTGCAGGGTTGTCTGTGTTCACTGCGGGACTCATGCTTTTGCCGGGCAGCGCTTTGAACGGTATCCTCTCCCCGCGAATGGGGCATTTGTTCGATAAATATGGGCCAAAATGGCTCGTAATTCCCGGACTCGTGATCGTTTCAATCATGTTATGGTTCTTTACTACACTATCTCCTGCTTCTTCAGTGGCATTTATCGTGGTATTGCATATCGGTCTCATGGTTGGGATAGGCATGGTATGGATGCCAGCTCAAACGAACGGGCTAAATCAATTGCCGCCGGAGTTATACCCGCATGGCACGGCAGTCTTAAACACACTGCAGCAGGTGGCAGGCGCGATTGGAATTGCTGTAGCAGTTAGCACCCTTACGGGTGGTATGGAGAAATACTTGCACGGCTCCTCAGATCCGACTAGGCTGAACGAAATAGCAAAAGCGATGACAGCAGGATCACAAAACGTGTTTTGGTTTACGATGATCATAGCATTAATTGGCTTGATTATAGCATTCTTCATTCGCCGCGTAATCAATCACGAGGAGCGATATTCGGCACATTGA
- a CDS encoding DNA alkylation repair protein produces MDEKKDIEIKRSSKVENILAQINSKTKLGDLRKIAKDIKKDHELAMELWSTEEFLPRLLAILIMDKKLLSQDVLNKLDKDMQTHTFDERNNLMDWLMANQLTKDKKKIALMESWENSPSALQRRAFWYYQGRLRWTGQTPPDNTAYLLSALEANITQEEPEVQWAMNFTAGWIGVYDEKNRVRCIKLGEKTGLYKDEIVAKGCTPSYLPEFITIEVNKRHNK; encoded by the coding sequence ATGGATGAAAAAAAAGATATAGAAATAAAACGCTCTTCAAAAGTAGAAAACATTCTAGCTCAGATCAATAGTAAAACTAAGCTAGGCGACTTACGAAAAATCGCGAAGGACATTAAAAAAGATCACGAACTAGCTATGGAACTTTGGTCAACCGAAGAGTTTTTGCCCAGACTATTAGCAATCTTAATTATGGACAAAAAACTTCTTTCACAAGATGTGCTAAATAAGCTTGATAAGGATATGCAGACTCACACTTTTGATGAGCGAAATAACTTAATGGATTGGTTAATGGCTAATCAGCTCACCAAAGACAAGAAAAAAATTGCATTGATGGAGTCATGGGAAAATAGTCCTTCTGCTCTTCAAAGGCGAGCTTTCTGGTATTATCAAGGGCGATTGAGATGGACTGGACAAACACCGCCTGATAACACCGCATACTTGCTATCTGCATTAGAAGCTAATATTACGCAGGAAGAACCGGAAGTTCAATGGGCTATGAATTTCACCGCAGGCTGGATAGGCGTTTATGATGAAAAGAATCGTGTACGTTGTATTAAACTTGGTGAGAAAACGGGTCTTTACAAAGATGAAATAGTAGCAAAAGGATGTACTCCCAGCTATTTGCCGGAGTTCATTACAATTGAAGTTAACAAACGACATAATAAATAG
- a CDS encoding MarR family winged helix-turn-helix transcriptional regulator, with the protein MNDKVGCDIRESLDKVSSKMRRDYSENLRELNLHVGQDRLLARLWLGDGITQMQLCEHLKCEPPTVTNMVKSLELNGFIYRKRDEQDARVMRIYLTDKGKKLEEPVDLKWKQQQAKLLHSISPEELLILRELMKRMERNLF; encoded by the coding sequence ATGAACGATAAGGTTGGATGCGATATTCGTGAGTCATTAGATAAAGTATCATCCAAAATGCGCAGAGACTATAGCGAAAATCTAAGAGAACTTAATCTTCATGTAGGTCAGGATAGATTACTCGCTCGTTTGTGGTTAGGTGATGGAATAACACAAATGCAACTATGTGAACATTTAAAATGCGAACCGCCTACGGTAACAAATATGGTTAAATCGCTGGAGCTAAATGGATTCATATATCGAAAACGTGATGAACAAGATGCAAGGGTAATGCGAATTTATCTAACGGACAAAGGAAAAAAATTAGAGGAACCAGTTGATCTCAAATGGAAACAGCAGCAAGCAAAATTACTCCATTCAATCTCACCGGAAGAACTCTTAATCTTAAGAGAACTAATGAAGCGCATGGAGAGAAACTTGTTCTAA